A genomic segment from Sulfitobacter mediterraneus encodes:
- a CDS encoding SDR family NAD(P)-dependent oxidoreductase, whose product MRRILITGGGSGIGRAIAQHYADRGDDVTIAGRRMDALEETNGGRGMTCKHLDVTEEASVKALFDAPYDVVIANAGSGKAMRVADMPLEVWQGTLSVNLTGVFLTFREALKGMTAGGRLIAIASTASLKGGANIAAYSAAKHGVLGLVRSLAVELAREGITCNAVCPGFVDTDMGQAAVTGVMERMNIPREKAEKMVVGGNPMRRMIRTDEVVAAVQFLASPEASMVNGHALSVSGGEI is encoded by the coding sequence ATGAGACGCATCTTAATCACGGGCGGTGGATCAGGCATTGGCCGCGCCATTGCACAGCATTACGCCGATCGGGGGGATGACGTGACCATCGCAGGGCGCCGTATGGACGCACTTGAAGAGACCAACGGCGGGCGCGGGATGACTTGCAAACATCTGGACGTGACGGAGGAGGCCTCGGTCAAGGCGCTGTTTGATGCGCCTTATGATGTGGTGATCGCCAATGCCGGTTCCGGCAAGGCCATGCGCGTGGCTGATATGCCGCTCGAGGTCTGGCAAGGCACGCTTTCAGTGAACCTCACCGGGGTTTTCCTGACCTTCCGCGAGGCACTTAAGGGCATGACAGCAGGCGGGCGGCTTATTGCCATCGCATCAACCGCAAGCCTGAAAGGCGGCGCGAATATCGCCGCATATTCCGCCGCCAAACATGGTGTGCTGGGGCTGGTGCGGTCTTTGGCCGTGGAACTGGCCCGCGAGGGCATCACCTGCAATGCGGTTTGCCCGGGATTTGTCGATACCGATATGGGGCAGGCTGCGGTCACAGGGGTGATGGAACGCATGAACATCCCCCGCGAAAAGGCCGAAAAGATGGTGGTGGGCGGCAACCCGATGCGCCGGATGATCCGAACGGATGAAGTCGTCGCAGCGGTGCAATTTCTGGCCTCCCCCGAGGCCTCGATGGTCAATGGTCACGCGCTGAGTGTTTCGGGCGGGGAAATATGA
- a CDS encoding MarR family winged helix-turn-helix transcriptional regulator — MTAAKDRVRLWLRLLKVVRGIEHQLRDNLRRDYNTTLPRFDVMSALSRHPEGLKMSQLSGVLRVSNGNVTGIADRLSDEGFVERIAVPGDRRATRLRLTRAGEAEFARQALSHEKWVDLMLADVTPEDARAMAARLQAFADAADQADMEMNKKEPENAQ; from the coding sequence ATGACCGCCGCCAAGGATCGTGTGCGCCTCTGGCTGCGGCTGCTGAAAGTGGTGCGCGGGATCGAACATCAATTGCGCGACAACCTGCGCCGGGACTACAACACAACGCTGCCGCGCTTTGACGTGATGTCGGCCCTGTCGCGCCATCCCGAAGGGCTCAAGATGAGCCAGCTATCGGGCGTGCTGCGGGTCTCCAACGGCAATGTCACCGGCATCGCCGACCGGCTCAGCGATGAGGGCTTTGTCGAACGCATCGCCGTGCCCGGAGACCGCCGCGCCACCCGCCTGCGCCTGACCCGCGCGGGGGAGGCGGAGTTTGCCCGCCAAGCGCTGTCCCATGAGAAATGGGTGGATCTGATGCTGGCAGATGTGACCCCCGAAGACGCCCGCGCCATGGCCGCGCGGCTGCAAGCCTTTGCCGATGCGGCGGACCAGGCAGATATGGAAATGAACAAAAAGGAACCTGAGAATGCGCAGTGA
- a CDS encoding enoyl-CoA hydratase family protein — protein MRSDVKHFLCEIKDGIATVRLDRPDRKNPLTFDSYAELRDWFRDLVYADDVDIVIFASNGGNFSSGGDVHDIIGPLTRMNMKELLQFTRMTGDLVKAIVNCGKPVIAAVDGICVGAGAIIAMASDLRLATPEAKTAFLFTRVGLAGCDMGACAILPRIIGQTRAAELLYTGRSMSAEEGERWGFFNRLVDGPDLDAEALAFAKKIQAGPNFAHMMTKTMLAQEWSMSIEQAIEAEAQAQAICMQTGDFERAYKAFVAKERPVFEGD, from the coding sequence ATGCGCAGTGATGTGAAACATTTTCTTTGCGAGATCAAAGACGGCATCGCCACGGTGCGGCTCGACCGACCTGACCGCAAGAACCCGCTGACCTTTGACAGCTACGCCGAATTGCGCGACTGGTTCCGCGATCTGGTCTATGCTGACGATGTGGACATCGTGATCTTTGCCTCCAACGGCGGCAACTTCAGCTCTGGCGGAGATGTGCATGATATCATTGGGCCTTTGACCCGCATGAACATGAAAGAACTGCTGCAATTTACCCGTATGACCGGCGATCTGGTCAAGGCGATTGTAAACTGTGGCAAGCCGGTGATTGCAGCAGTGGACGGGATCTGTGTGGGGGCCGGCGCGATCATCGCGATGGCCTCTGACCTGCGGCTTGCCACGCCTGAGGCCAAAACAGCATTCCTGTTTACCCGCGTGGGCCTTGCGGGCTGTGACATGGGGGCCTGTGCGATCCTGCCCCGGATCATCGGCCAGACCCGCGCGGCTGAGCTTCTCTATACAGGGCGGTCGATGTCGGCGGAAGAAGGCGAGCGCTGGGGCTTTTTCAACCGTCTGGTGGACGGGCCCGATCTGGACGCCGAGGCACTGGCCTTTGCCAAGAAGATCCAGGCGGGACCAAACTTTGCCCATATGATGACCAAGACGATGCTGGCGCAGGAATGGTCAATGTCGATCGAGCAGGCCATCGAGGCCGAGGCGCAAGCGCAGGCGATCTGTATGCAGACCGGCGATTTTGAGCGGGCCTACAAGGCTTTTGTTGCCAAGGAACGGCCCGTGTTTGAGGGCGATTGA
- a CDS encoding acyl-CoA dehydrogenase family protein: protein MPDRSFLTWPFFEDHHRELAGALDAWAAQNLGAVDHGDTDAACRDLVTMLGQGGWLRHSGAEAGESLDVRSLCLIRETLARYDGLADFSFAMQGLGTGAISLFGTAEQQAEWLPKTRSGAAISAFALTEPQSGSDVANSTMTAQADGNGFVLNGRKTWISNGGIADVYTVFARTGEAPGAKGLSAFVVPADTPGLKVEARLEVMAPHPLATLHFDDVKLPGSALLGERGKGFAIAMSVLDVFRSTVAAAALGFARRALDEAMERVSTRHVQGAPLADLQLVQGHIADMAVDVDASALLIYRAAWAKDSGAARVTREAAMAKLFATDHAQQVIDKAVQLHGGDGVRHGETVERLYREIRALRIYEGASDVQRVVIARQTLGGR from the coding sequence ATGCCGGATCGGAGTTTTCTGACATGGCCGTTTTTTGAGGATCACCATCGGGAACTGGCCGGGGCGCTGGACGCATGGGCGGCGCAGAACCTTGGCGCTGTGGACCACGGGGATACCGATGCGGCCTGCCGTGATCTGGTGACAATGCTGGGGCAGGGTGGATGGTTGCGCCATTCGGGGGCCGAGGCCGGCGAAAGCCTTGATGTGCGTTCGCTTTGCCTGATCCGCGAAACTTTGGCGCGTTATGACGGGCTGGCCGATTTTTCCTTTGCCATGCAGGGGCTTGGCACCGGTGCGATTTCTCTGTTTGGCACTGCCGAACAGCAGGCGGAATGGCTGCCAAAGACCCGCAGCGGCGCGGCCATATCGGCCTTTGCCTTGACCGAGCCGCAATCCGGATCGGACGTGGCCAATTCCACCATGACGGCGCAGGCGGATGGCAACGGATTTGTCCTGAACGGTCGCAAGACCTGGATTTCCAACGGCGGGATTGCCGATGTCTACACCGTCTTTGCCCGCACCGGGGAGGCGCCGGGGGCCAAGGGGCTGTCAGCCTTTGTGGTGCCTGCCGATACGCCCGGTCTAAAGGTAGAGGCGCGGCTTGAGGTGATGGCGCCGCATCCCTTGGCGACCTTGCATTTTGACGATGTGAAACTGCCCGGATCGGCCCTGTTGGGCGAGCGCGGCAAAGGCTTTGCCATTGCGATGTCGGTTCTGGATGTGTTCCGCTCGACCGTTGCGGCGGCGGCGCTGGGATTTGCCCGGCGGGCGCTGGATGAGGCGATGGAGCGGGTCAGCACCCGCCATGTTCAGGGTGCGCCTTTGGCCGATTTGCAGCTGGTGCAGGGCCATATCGCGGATATGGCGGTGGATGTGGATGCCTCGGCCTTGCTGATTTACCGGGCCGCCTGGGCCAAGGACAGCGGCGCGGCACGGGTCACACGCGAGGCCGCGATGGCAAAGCTGTTTGCGACAGATCATGCACAGCAAGTCATTGACAAGGCGGTACAACTGCACGGTGGCGACGGGGTGCGCCACGGCGAAACGGTTGAGCGGCTATACCGTGAAATCCGCGCCTTGCGGATCTATGAGGGCGCATCCGATGTGCAGCGGGTGGTGATCGCCCGCCAGACCTTGGGAGGACGTTAA
- a CDS encoding AMP-binding protein: MFGPTGHSDSYCRDNLPDQALWPDFLLDGFDYPDRLNVGVELTDAMVAKGFGDHTALIGNGRRRTYKELSDWTNKLARALVEDLGLKPGNRVLIRSANNPAMVACWLAATKAGAVVVNTMPMLRAGELGAIVDKAEISHALCDTRLMDEMAGCAKASRFLKTVVGFDGTSNHDAELDRLALEKPVHFDAVPTAQDDVALLGFTSGTTGDPKATMHFHRDLLIIADGYAKEVLQVTPEDVFVGSPPLAFTFGLGGLAIFPLRFGAAATLLETASPPNMIEIIEKFKATVCFTAPTAYRAMLQAMEEGADLSSLRAAVSAGETLPAPVYHDWMEKTGKPMLDGIGATEMLHIFISNRFDDHKAACTGKPVGGYEVRIIDDNGGDVPRGEVGKLAVRGPTGCRYLADDRQKTYVRDGWNITGDSFMMDDDGYLHFAARNDDMIISAGYNIAGPEVEAALLSHPKVSECGVVGAPDEARGAIVQAHVVLIEGAVGDAALVKELQDHVKATIAPYKYPRDVRFIDALPKTATGKIQRFALREDQ; the protein is encoded by the coding sequence ATGTTTGGGCCAACCGGACACAGCGACAGCTATTGCCGCGACAACCTGCCGGATCAGGCGCTTTGGCCGGATTTTCTGCTGGATGGGTTTGACTACCCGGACAGGCTGAACGTCGGTGTCGAGCTGACCGATGCAATGGTCGCCAAAGGCTTTGGCGATCATACGGCGTTGATCGGCAATGGCCGCCGCCGTACCTACAAGGAACTGAGCGACTGGACCAACAAGCTGGCCCGCGCCCTGGTCGAGGATCTTGGCCTCAAGCCGGGCAATCGGGTTTTGATCCGATCCGCCAACAATCCCGCGATGGTGGCCTGTTGGCTGGCCGCGACCAAGGCAGGTGCGGTGGTGGTCAACACCATGCCGATGCTGCGGGCAGGGGAACTGGGCGCGATTGTCGACAAGGCCGAGATCAGCCATGCGCTCTGCGATACCCGGCTGATGGACGAGATGGCTGGATGTGCCAAGGCGTCGAGGTTCCTCAAGACCGTGGTTGGTTTTGACGGGACCAGCAACCATGACGCAGAGCTGGACCGCCTGGCGCTGGAAAAGCCGGTACATTTTGATGCCGTGCCAACCGCGCAGGACGATGTGGCGCTGCTTGGCTTTACCTCGGGCACCACGGGCGATCCCAAGGCGACGATGCATTTTCACCGCGATCTGCTGATTATCGCAGATGGCTACGCCAAAGAGGTGCTGCAGGTCACGCCAGAGGATGTTTTTGTCGGATCGCCGCCTCTTGCCTTTACCTTTGGTCTGGGCGGATTGGCGATCTTTCCGCTGCGCTTTGGCGCGGCAGCGACATTGCTGGAAACCGCAAGCCCGCCGAACATGATTGAAATCATTGAAAAGTTCAAAGCAACCGTCTGTTTCACTGCGCCCACGGCCTATCGCGCGATGCTTCAGGCGATGGAGGAGGGCGCCGACCTGTCCTCGCTCCGCGCAGCGGTCAGCGCAGGCGAGACATTGCCCGCGCCCGTCTATCACGACTGGATGGAAAAGACCGGCAAGCCGATGTTGGACGGAATTGGCGCAACCGAGATGCTGCATATCTTCATCTCCAACCGGTTTGATGATCACAAGGCGGCCTGTACGGGCAAACCTGTTGGCGGTTATGAGGTTCGGATTATCGACGACAACGGCGGTGACGTACCGCGCGGTGAGGTTGGCAAACTGGCGGTGCGCGGGCCAACGGGGTGCCGGTATCTGGCGGATGATCGGCAGAAGACCTATGTGCGGGACGGTTGGAACATCACCGGCGACAGCTTCATGATGGACGATGACGGCTATCTGCATTTTGCCGCCCGCAACGACGATATGATCATCTCGGCGGGCTACAACATTGCCGGACCGGAGGTCGAAGCGGCCTTGCTGAGCCATCCAAAGGTCAGTGAATGCGGCGTTGTTGGTGCCCCGGACGAGGCACGGGGCGCAATTGTTCAGGCCCATGTGGTCTTGATTGAAGGGGCCGTTGGGGATGCGGCGCTGGTCAAGGAATTGCAAGACCATGTGAAGGCAACCATTGCTCCCTACAAATACCCCCGCGACGTCCGTTTCATTGACGCCTTGCCCAAGACGGCGACCGGGAAAATTCAAAGATTTGCACTGAGAGAAGACCAATGA
- a CDS encoding tryptophan 2,3-dioxygenase has product MSTFDEAAKGAKMDFAKDKSYGDYLGLDKILTVENPLDMAHDGLLFIIQHQTSELWMKLAIHELTEARRCIADGQLQPAFKMLSRVARIFEQLNSAWDVLRTMTPSEYTAFRPYLGASSGFQSYQYRLIEYLLGNRNRALTKLHEHTPEPHAALTDELGKISLYQVAIDLLCDRLGVPSLAGEAEGTAWEAKPEVQDLWQKVYEDPQTHWELYELAEKLVDLEDYFRRWRFNHVTTVERVIGFKRGTGGTSGVAYLRKMLEVELFPELWHVRGAL; this is encoded by the coding sequence ATGAGCACGTTTGACGAGGCCGCAAAAGGGGCCAAAATGGACTTCGCCAAGGACAAGTCCTATGGCGATTATCTGGGGCTGGACAAAATCCTGACCGTGGAAAACCCGCTGGATATGGCCCATGACGGATTGTTGTTCATCATTCAGCACCAGACCTCCGAATTGTGGATGAAGCTGGCCATTCATGAGTTGACAGAAGCACGCCGTTGCATCGCAGACGGGCAATTGCAGCCTGCGTTCAAGATGCTCAGCCGCGTGGCGCGGATCTTTGAACAGCTCAATTCAGCCTGGGATGTGCTGCGGACCATGACGCCCAGCGAATATACCGCGTTTCGGCCCTATCTGGGGGCATCGTCGGGGTTTCAGTCCTATCAATACCGGTTGATCGAATACCTTTTGGGCAACCGCAACCGCGCCTTGACCAAACTGCATGAACACACGCCGGAGCCTCATGCCGCGCTGACCGATGAACTGGGCAAGATCAGCCTCTATCAGGTGGCGATCGATCTGTTGTGCGACCGTCTGGGCGTTCCATCCCTGGCAGGAGAGGCAGAAGGCACGGCCTGGGAGGCCAAGCCTGAGGTGCAGGATCTGTGGCAGAAGGTGTACGAGGATCCCCAGACCCATTGGGAGCTTTACGAGCTGGCCGAAAAACTGGTGGATCTTGAGGATTACTTCCGCCGTTGGCGGTTCAACCATGTCACCACGGTGGAGCGGGTGATCGGGTTCAAACGGGGGACGGGCGGCACATCCGGGGTGGCCTACCTGCGCAAAATGCTCGAAGTAGAGCTGTTTCCGGAATTGTGGCACGTCAGAGGAGCGCTTTAA
- the kynU gene encoding kynureninase: protein MADVLRKDQFILPEGVIYLDGNSLGPMPKTVPARVSEVMTGEWAQMLIGGWNKAGWMAMPERVGDQVGALVGASAGSVVMGDTLSVKVFQALASAVKLRPERRVILSDTGNFPSDLYMAEGLVGLLEQGYELRTVAPEEVAEAIGDDIAVVMLTEVDYRSGRMHDMKAMTKLAHAAGAVMVWDLAHSAGAIPVDLAGSGCEFAVGCTYKYLNGGPGAPAFIYVRPDLADTVEPALSGWLGHRQPFDFDLNYTPAKGIERMRVGTPPILQMAALEEAMKVWDGVDMGDLRAASLALQEQFIAEVEAQVPQLELASPRDAKIRGSQVSFRFEHGYAAMQAVIDRGVIGDFRAPDIMRFGFTPLYLDAGDVTAAVGIIRDVMANDLWDDDKYKVRSRVT from the coding sequence GTGGCTGATGTATTGAGAAAAGACCAGTTTATCCTTCCCGAAGGCGTGATCTATCTGGATGGCAATTCGCTGGGCCCGATGCCCAAAACCGTGCCGGCCCGCGTGTCAGAGGTGATGACGGGCGAATGGGCGCAGATGTTGATCGGCGGCTGGAACAAGGCCGGTTGGATGGCGATGCCCGAACGGGTGGGTGATCAGGTCGGCGCGCTGGTGGGCGCATCGGCGGGATCGGTTGTGATGGGCGATACCCTGTCGGTGAAGGTGTTTCAGGCGCTGGCTTCGGCGGTGAAACTGCGCCCGGAACGGCGGGTGATCCTGAGTGACACGGGCAATTTCCCGTCGGACCTTTACATGGCCGAAGGTCTGGTTGGCTTGTTGGAGCAGGGCTACGAGCTGCGCACAGTGGCCCCCGAAGAGGTGGCCGAAGCGATTGGCGATGACATTGCCGTGGTGATGCTGACAGAGGTCGATTACCGCTCTGGCCGGATGCATGACATGAAGGCCATGACCAAACTGGCCCACGCGGCGGGGGCGGTGATGGTTTGGGATCTGGCGCATTCGGCGGGGGCGATCCCGGTTGATTTGGCCGGGTCGGGCTGTGAATTTGCGGTTGGCTGCACCTACAAATACCTCAATGGCGGGCCGGGTGCGCCTGCGTTCATCTATGTGCGGCCTGATCTGGCAGATACGGTCGAACCTGCGCTGAGTGGTTGGCTCGGTCACCGGCAACCCTTTGATTTTGATCTGAACTATACGCCAGCCAAGGGTATCGAGCGGATGCGCGTCGGCACGCCGCCGATCTTGCAGATGGCTGCGCTGGAAGAGGCGATGAAGGTCTGGGACGGTGTTGATATGGGGGATCTGCGGGCGGCGTCGCTGGCCTTGCAGGAACAATTCATCGCTGAGGTTGAGGCGCAGGTGCCACAGCTTGAACTGGCCAGCCCGCGCGATGCAAAAATCCGCGGCTCGCAGGTCTCGTTCCGGTTTGAACATGGCTATGCCGCGATGCAGGCGGTGATTGATCGCGGCGTGATTGGCGATTTCCGTGCGCCCGACATCATGCGCTTTGGTTTTACGCCGCTCTATCTGGACGCGGGCGATGTCACTGCCGCGGTCGGGATCATCCGTGATGTGATGGCCAATGATCTGTGGGATGATGACAAATACAAGGTCCGCAGCCGCGTGACGTGA
- the pcaG gene encoding protocatechuate 3,4-dioxygenase subunit alpha — MGDLPETASQTAGPYVHIGCTPNFAGITGVYDEDLGARMITGDVAGERITLTGQVFDGTGTPLRDAMVEAWQADAGGRYAGQDGADPHFTGFGRCACDQATGAFTFETVKPGETPWPQGGTQAPHITLWIVARGINLGLHTRVYFPGDPALETDPVLGRIEHRVRVQTLIADAEKDGVYRFNIHLQGADETVFFDV, encoded by the coding sequence ATGGGCGATCTGCCAGAAACCGCAAGCCAGACCGCTGGCCCCTATGTTCATATCGGCTGCACGCCGAATTTTGCAGGGATCACAGGGGTTTATGATGAAGACCTTGGCGCACGGATGATCACTGGCGATGTTGCCGGGGAACGGATCACGCTCACGGGCCAGGTCTTTGATGGCACCGGCACGCCACTGCGCGATGCAATGGTCGAGGCCTGGCAGGCGGATGCGGGCGGGCGCTATGCGGGGCAAGACGGGGCCGATCCGCATTTTACCGGATTTGGCCGATGTGCCTGCGATCAGGCCACCGGCGCGTTTACTTTTGAGACGGTGAAACCGGGGGAAACTCCATGGCCACAAGGCGGGACGCAAGCGCCACATATCACCTTGTGGATCGTGGCGCGGGGAATCAATCTCGGGCTACACACGCGAGTCTATTTCCCGGGTGATCCGGCGTTAGAAACTGATCCGGTTTTGGGCCGGATCGAACATCGCGTGCGGGTTCAAACCTTGATCGCCGATGCCGAAAAGGATGGGGTGTATCGATTCAACATCCACCTGCAAGGCGCTGACGAGACAGTGTTTTTCGACGTTTAG
- the pcaH gene encoding protocatechuate 3,4-dioxygenase subunit beta: MSDTKIPQGGYAARQPGHHPVALYPPYRTSVKRSPQAAPLSFPTSIGEESGPVFGHDLLGPLDADLLHNYAQDGASAIGPRIIVHGKVRDQFDRPVAGALIEVWQANAGGRYRHKKEGYIAPLDPNFGGCGRTITREDGSYEFRTVLPGPYPWPNGPNDWRPAHIHFSLFGAGFAQRLITQMYFEGDPLIWRCPIVGSIGDKSAVERLIAPLDMNRTVPMDARAYEFNITLRGRRQTMFENRMEGL; encoded by the coding sequence ATGTCTGACACAAAGATCCCCCAAGGCGGCTATGCCGCCCGCCAGCCCGGTCATCATCCCGTGGCGCTGTATCCGCCCTATCGCACCTCCGTCAAACGCAGCCCGCAGGCCGCGCCGCTGTCCTTTCCCACCAGCATTGGTGAGGAAAGCGGGCCAGTCTTTGGGCATGACCTGCTTGGCCCGCTGGATGCGGATCTGTTGCATAATTACGCCCAAGATGGCGCCTCGGCCATCGGACCGCGCATTATTGTGCATGGCAAGGTGCGCGACCAGTTTGACCGCCCCGTTGCCGGTGCATTGATCGAAGTTTGGCAGGCCAATGCCGGCGGGCGCTATCGCCACAAGAAAGAAGGCTATATTGCCCCGCTTGACCCAAATTTTGGCGGATGCGGGCGCACCATCACCCGCGAAGACGGGTCTTATGAGTTTCGCACCGTGCTGCCCGGCCCCTACCCCTGGCCCAATGGCCCGAACGATTGGCGACCGGCGCATATCCACTTTAGCCTGTTTGGCGCGGGATTTGCCCAGCGGTTGATCACGCAGATGTATTTCGAGGGTGATCCGCTGATCTGGCGTTGTCCGATTGTCGGGTCGATCGGGGATAAATCCGCCGTTGAGCGACTGATCGCACCTCTGGATATGAACCGGACTGTGCCAATGGATGCCCGCGCCTATGAGTTCAACATCACCCTGCGCGGACGGCGGCAAACCATGTTTGAAAACCGGATGGAGGGTCTGTGA
- the pobA gene encoding 4-hydroxybenzoate 3-monooxygenase → MHHQVVIIGGGPSGLLLGQLLHGIGVDAVILERKTRDYVLSRNRAGVLERGMLDLMKQAGIDSRAQAEGLPHDGTLIAYEGDMFRVDLAAHAGHSIMVYGQTEVTRDLYDARDSIDAVTHFEVSNVVINGADSDRPSVSFDKGGQSHQIDCDYVAGCDGFHGVSRQTIPENIRQEFEKVYPFGWLGILSQTPPVNHELIYANSPRGFALCSMRSANLSRYYIQCSMADTVENWSDEAFWTELKRRLPEDVAEKLVTGPSIEKSIAPLRSFVTEPMRWGRLFLCGDAAHIVPPTGAKGLNTAASDVHYLFQGLKAWYQDQNPEGLDQYSEKALARVWKAERFSWWFSSLMHRFPDQSEFDLRMQKAELDFLRSNDAAQKAMAENYVGLPY, encoded by the coding sequence ATGCACCATCAGGTTGTCATCATCGGGGGCGGTCCATCGGGGCTTTTGCTGGGGCAATTGCTACACGGGATCGGCGTCGATGCCGTGATCTTGGAACGAAAGACGCGCGATTATGTGCTGTCGCGTAACCGCGCAGGCGTGCTGGAACGCGGCATGCTGGACCTGATGAAACAGGCCGGGATCGACAGCCGCGCGCAGGCCGAAGGGCTGCCGCACGATGGCACGCTGATCGCCTATGAGGGCGATATGTTCCGCGTTGATCTCGCCGCCCACGCGGGCCATTCGATCATGGTCTACGGGCAAACAGAAGTGACCCGTGATCTGTATGACGCCCGCGACAGCATTGATGCGGTGACCCATTTTGAGGTCAGCAATGTGGTGATCAACGGCGCGGACAGCGACCGGCCCAGCGTCAGTTTTGACAAGGGCGGGCAATCGCATCAGATCGACTGTGATTATGTGGCGGGCTGTGACGGGTTTCACGGGGTCAGTCGCCAGACCATCCCCGAAAACATTCGGCAAGAATTTGAAAAGGTTTATCCTTTTGGCTGGCTCGGCATCCTGTCACAAACGCCGCCGGTCAATCACGAGTTGATCTACGCCAATTCGCCGCGCGGCTTTGCCTTGTGTTCCATGCGCAGCGCAAACCTCAGCCGCTATTACATCCAATGTTCGATGGCCGATACGGTTGAAAACTGGTCGGACGAGGCGTTCTGGACCGAGCTCAAGCGCCGCCTGCCCGAAGACGTTGCGGAGAAACTGGTCACTGGCCCGTCGATTGAAAAATCCATCGCGCCGCTGCGATCCTTTGTGACGGAGCCGATGCGCTGGGGCCGGTTGTTCCTGTGCGGAGATGCGGCGCATATCGTGCCGCCCACCGGGGCCAAGGGGCTCAACACTGCCGCCTCGGATGTACACTACCTCTTCCAAGGGCTCAAAGCCTGGTATCAGGACCAGAACCCTGAGGGCCTTGACCAATATTCGGAAAAGGCGCTTGCACGGGTCTGGAAGGCCGAGCGGTTTAGCTGGTGGTTCTCATCGCTGATGCACCGGTTCCCGGACCAATCGGAATTTGACCTTCGCATGCAAAAAGCCGAACTTGATTTCCTGCGCAGCAATGACGCGGCGCAAAAAGCCATGGCCGAAAATTACGTGGGGTTGCCCTACTGA
- a CDS encoding metal ABC transporter permease produces MLDDFAMRAALAGLGVALAAAPLGCFVIWRRMAYFGDATSHAALLGVALALATDLPVVGGVLLVALVMALIISSLTERNVSTDALLGVLAHSALALGLVAVSLIPGQRVDLSAYLFGDILAVRQVDLAIIWIGAALVGGLMVWRWQALLTATLNPDLAVASGGHPKREKLVLTLALAVTVAVALKVVGALLIAAMLVIPAAAARPFARTPEVMAICAVAIGGFSALGGLAGSFAFDTPTGPSIVTVAAVVFALSAAISPLLRRR; encoded by the coding sequence ATGTTGGATGATTTTGCAATGCGTGCCGCCCTTGCCGGGCTTGGCGTTGCGCTGGCCGCCGCGCCTCTGGGCTGTTTTGTGATCTGGCGGCGGATGGCCTATTTTGGGGATGCCACCAGCCATGCTGCCCTGTTGGGCGTGGCGCTGGCCTTGGCGACAGATCTGCCGGTTGTGGGCGGCGTCCTCCTGGTGGCGCTGGTGATGGCGCTGATCATCAGTTCCCTGACAGAACGCAATGTCAGCACCGATGCCCTGCTGGGGGTGCTGGCTCATTCGGCGCTGGCGCTTGGCCTTGTGGCCGTGTCGCTGATCCCCGGACAGCGGGTGGACCTGTCGGCCTATCTGTTTGGCGATATTCTGGCGGTGCGGCAGGTGGATCTGGCGATCATCTGGATCGGTGCCGCGCTGGTCGGCGGCCTGATGGTCTGGCGCTGGCAGGCGCTGCTGACGGCAACGTTGAACCCCGATCTGGCGGTTGCATCGGGCGGACATCCCAAGCGCGAGAAACTGGTTCTGACATTGGCGCTTGCCGTGACCGTGGCGGTCGCACTCAAGGTTGTTGGGGCGCTGCTGATCGCAGCCATGTTGGTCATCCCCGCCGCCGCCGCGCGACCCTTTGCCCGCACGCCGGAGGTGATGGCGATCTGCGCCGTGGCGATTGGCGGCTTTTCCGCATTGGGCGGATTGGCCGGATCCTTTGCCTTTGATACCCCTACAGGGCCGAGCATTGTCACTGTGGCGGCTGTGGTCTTTGCCCTGTCTGCGGCAATTTCACCGCTTCTGCGACGAAGATAA